A part of Miscanthus floridulus cultivar M001 chromosome 6, ASM1932011v1, whole genome shotgun sequence genomic DNA contains:
- the LOC136460435 gene encoding heavy metal-associated isoprenylated plant protein 43-like: protein MSKKIVIKADLIGDKCKSEILAIVSKNQGIKSMEIDTEKCTLTVVGTVDPVRIVQKLKKKCFEATIVSVEDDKPTEKKDPCKEACEKLCKEKCDKITCCKECKEKCEKKCKDKCEKACEAWLGKGCCSCSRCKPSPSCYYDPCAVPSYYPYGYYNGCASRPYPYYGCYEERSHEGACTIQ from the exons ATGTCTAAG AAGATAGTTATCAAAGCTGACCTCATTGGCGACAAATGCAAGAGTGAGATCCTAGCAATTGTTTCCAAGAACCAAG GAATCAAGTCCATGGAGATCGACACCGAGAAGTGCACGCTGACGGTGGTCGGGACGGTCGACCCGGTGCGCATCGTGCAGAAGCTCAAGAAGAAGTGCTTCGAGGCGACCATCGTCAGCGTGGAGGACGACAAGCCCACGGAGAAGAAGGACCCCTGCAAGGAGGCGTGCGAGAAGCTGTGCAAGGAGAAGTGCGACAAGATCACCTGCTGCAAGGAGTGCAAGGAGAAGTGCGAGAAGAAGTGCAAGGACAAGTGCGAGAAGGCCTGCGAGGCGTGGCTCGGCAAGGGCTGCTGCTCCTGCAGCCGCTGCAAGCCCAGCCCCAGCTGCTACTACGACCCCTGCGCCGTGCCTAGCTACTACCCCTACGGCTACTACAACGGGTGCGCCAGCAGGCCGTACCCCTACTACGGCTGCTACGAAGAAAGGTCACATGAAGGAGCGTGCACCATCCAGTAG